A stretch of DNA from Vibrio sp. ED004:
CGGCTGGGTCATTGCTTCGATGGCATCATTCAATGGACAAACCAAAATAACCCGAAATACCCCTTAGTGGTTCTCGTCGATCTAAAAGTCAGTTGGGATCCCGCTAACGCATGGAACTACGATGAAGTTGGCATGATTGACAAATGGATAAGTGACTACTTGGGCGAACACCAGTACCGGTTCTCGTCGTACTTAGACGAGCATTTAGTGCCCGCAGCAACAGCAGCGGAACACGCAGGAGCAGTTAACCCCAGTAAACATGTTCGTGAATTGACTAAAGCATTTGGCTGGCCCTTACTACGCGACCTTCAAGGCAAGATAATCGTTGTTCTCACTGGTGGAAAAATAGGGAGCAAGAACCAAAACTACCGATCAGGTTGGAACTGGCTATGGGAGACACATGGCGTGGTGCCATCAACTTTTATGTGTCCTGAAGGTAGCACTATTGAGCATATTAAGGTGGGAGGGCAACTCAATGGGATATCAAAAGAGGAGTCTCAACGCTTTATTTGTAACAACATGGGTCAAAGTAAGCACTACCAAAATGTCGCAAATGAAGCCGCTAATAATCAGCAAATGATGCATATTTGGGGAGACTCTCTAGTTAGCCCTGAAACATTTGAATACAACTACCTTTCAGTTAGCCACGGGGTGCAGTTCATCAATAGAGAAAGATCTAAACCTCAAGATGTTTCGACTTGGGGTAATGCTATTCCACTTATTGGCGTACGACAATCAATCACGGGTTTTTTCCAGATTTACAACGAACAAACCGGGCTTTGCTTAAGTGTCAAAGACTCTAAATACAGTAACGGAACGCAACTCATCAGCAGTCAGTGTCAAAAGTCAGAGGATCAAAAGTTTGTTTACACCGTTGAATCTCAGCTAAGACCCAAAGGAAACTCTCGATATTGCGTGGATATCAAGGGAGGGAAAGCAGGAAACGGCAAAGATCTTCACTTATGGAATTGTGATGGAGGAACCAGCGAAAGGTGGAGTATTACACCAACCAGCGCATTCATTAGTTGGCACAGTAACACTAGTGGTGACGACGGTAACGGATACTGCATGGATAATAAAGGGGCAGGAGCAGGAACACAATGGCAACTTTACTCCTGTCAGGATTTTAACGCCAATACTCGCTTCAAACTGCTACCCGTCACTCGTTGGGATGACACTCACCAATAAATATTAGCCAATATCTAATTTCAGTGATGGTGGAAATCGCTTCGCCATCACGATTTTAAGTTTCACATCTTCGTCATCAATCTGACATTTAGCTTCACTAAGGTAACAAACATCAATTTGAACGCGCGTGCAATAACGCTCAATTTATCAAAGAAAGGGAGAACGTCATGTTCCGAAAAGCAATCATTGCCTCAGCAATTCTCGCCACAACACCATTGGTCAATGCAAGTGAACTGGTCATTGCAAGTCGTGATAGCAGCTATGGCGAAGCCATGGAATTTGTCGTGAGTGAATACAACAAGGTTAAGCCAGAGACGAAGGTGACCTTGGTTAAACGCCCAACTAAAGGACTGTATGAAAGTACGGTTCTTTCTATGCGTGAGCAAACGGGCCATTATGATGTGATCCTTATGGACGATACGTGGGCGCCTGAATTTTTAACCAATCAATGGTTAGCACCACTGTCTAGCTCAGTGGAGGATACTGACTTTGTTCAAGCGTCATTTGATATTGGACGCTACCCAGATGCAAGCGGCCCAGCTTATGCGATGCCAATGGTGGGGAACGTAGCGATGTTCGCATGGAATCGCGCTGAATTTGCGAAACATGATCTTTCAGAGCCAACGTCATGGACAGACGTGCTCAACTCAGCAAAAGCCATCAGTGAATCAAGTGAAACTAATGGCGTGGTTTTTCGTGGCGTAAAGGGCAACCCTATCGTGACGGGTTTCCTACCTGTACTTTGGGGATATGGTGCTGATGTGGTCGACAAGAATGGCCGCTCAACACTCGACTCTAAAGAGGCCGTTGAAGCATTAGAAACCTTCCTTGCAATGAAGCAATTTGCGCCAAGAGGCGTCGATGTTTACAACGCTGATGAAGTACGTGATTCCCTACAGAAAGGGACAGCGGCCATGGCGATTGAAGTATGGCCAGCCTGGGTGCCTAACCTAGACAACGCTGACGTATCTAACGTTGTGGGCGATATGGAGATCATGGCGCCGCCAGCAGAAGTCGGAAGCCCTGCGCCAATGCTAGGTATTTGGCAGCTAGCCATTCCTTCTGATTCAAACAACAAGCAAGAAGCTGAGGCTTTCTTAAAATTTGCAACCAGCGCCGATATTCAAAAAGCACTCGCTCTCGACTACGGCATGCCACCAACGCGTAACAGCATTTACTTTAATGACGAAGTGGTGAGCAAGTATCGTTGGTATCCACAACAAGCCAAAGCACTCTCTACGGGTAAGGCGCGACCTAGAATCCATAACTGGGCGGAAGTGGAAAGTATCTTAGGTGACTTCTTACAGTTAGCGATGATGGGACAAATGACTGCTGAGCAAGCCCTTAAGCAAGCTCATACCCGCATCAATCGTATTGTTAAATCATAATCATTCATAATAAATGCCATCGGTATTGACCAGTGTCGTTGATGCCGATGGCTGCTTTTAGGCTTTTGTATGTTGTTTGAAAATCGTAAGCAGCTCGCTGTGTTGTTGCTCCCTGCAATGCTTGTGCTTGGCTTACTCACGGTCTACCCAATTTTGTCGGTGCTTTACAATGCGTTCTTCAGCTTAGACAGCGAGCGTGCTAGCTATCAATTCATTGGCTTCGCGAATTTCAGCGAACTCTTCAATGACTTCTTCTTCATCGCTGCGATAAAAAACACGTTCGTTTTTACACTGGTAGCCTCAACCGCTCAGGTGCTACTTGGTTTGGCATTAGCCTTGCTGTTTCATCGCCAATTTCCTGGCCGACGATTCGCTCTGCCCATTATCATCTACCCGATGATGATTTCGACCTTAGTTTGCTCTTCTATATGGCGTTCTTGGTACCACTATGATTTCGGCCTGCTGAACGCCGTTTTGGTGTCAATCGGGCTGCCTGCCCAAGAGTGGTTGTTTAACCCAGACTTAGCTCTATTTGCCATTGCCATGGTTGATACTTGGCAGTGGACGCCAATGGCATTTCTCATCATTCTCGCGGGACTGCAATCGGTGCCGAAAGACATCAATGAAGCCGCGATGATCGATGGAGCAAAAGGTTGGAAGTCGACGTTTTACATCACCTTACCACTCATTCAGAAACAGATTTTACTAGCCTTTCTTCTGCGTTCTATCGACACCTTTAAGCTGTTTGACAAGGTGTACGTGATGACGGGAGGAGGCCCGGGGAACGCCACCGAGACCTTATCGATGTTTGTCTACAAATACGGTTTCCGATTCTTTGACTTAGGAATGGCAAGCGCCTCATCACTGGTCATGCTCGCTATCTCACTCTCTATGACTCTTATCTATGCGAAACGCGTAATGAAAGGAGGCAAAAAATGAATACACGCCTTCATACTTTTTTCGTCTGGGCTGCGACCGGTTTATTTATACTCCCGATCATTTGGATGTTCGGTACCGCCTTTAAGTCACCCTCGGAAATCTTGCATTCTGGGGCCGCATTATTGCCTTCGACACTGAGCTTCGACTCCTTTCTAAAGGTATGGCAAGGGGAGCTGTTTACTCTAATCAGTAACACCGTGCTGGTATCGCTATCTGCAACGGTGGTTTCCGTCATTGTGGCATTCTTCGCGGCTTACGCGTTGGTTCGATACCGCTTTCCAGCCAAACTGGACAACCTGTTTTTGTTGTCGGTGTTAATCATCAAAATGATGCCACCGATTGTGGTGGCTATTCCGTTGTACTCGTTAATGAACCAGTTCGGGTTGCTAAATAGCAAACTTGGGCTGGTATTGGCGTATCAGGTTTACACCCTGCCCTTTTGTATCTGGATGCTGTTGGGCTTCATTCGTGACGTCCCTTTAGAGATCGAAGAAGCAGGCTCAATGGATGGCGCTCATTTATTCAAACGCCTTCAATATATTGTATTTCCACTCTGTGCCCCTGGTCTGGTCGCGACGTCTATTTTCGCCATGATTTTGGGATGGAACGAGTTTTTATTCTCTCTTCTTTTCGTACACACACCAGACAAATTTACCATCCCGCTGTTCATTTCTAACTTCATGACAGAAGACGGCACCGCATGGGGCGAGCTTATGGTGATAGGCATTATCTCCTCTGTTCCTATGCTTTTTCTTGCCAGCTATATGCAGAAGTACCTGCTGCGCGGCTTTTCGATGGGCCTGAAATAGGGATTGAAATAAGGAATTACTCATGACAAAACTAAAACTAAAAAATATCCATAAAACCTACGGTGACCACATTGTGATCCCTGAGGTTAACTTGACCATCAACGACGGTGAATTTGTCGTGTTTGTAGGCCCATCAGGTTGCGGAAAATCGACGCTTCTTCGCATGATTGCTGGTTTAGAAAGCATTACCAAGGGCAC
This window harbors:
- a CDS encoding extracellular solute-binding protein produces the protein MFRKAIIASAILATTPLVNASELVIASRDSSYGEAMEFVVSEYNKVKPETKVTLVKRPTKGLYESTVLSMREQTGHYDVILMDDTWAPEFLTNQWLAPLSSSVEDTDFVQASFDIGRYPDASGPAYAMPMVGNVAMFAWNRAEFAKHDLSEPTSWTDVLNSAKAISESSETNGVVFRGVKGNPIVTGFLPVLWGYGADVVDKNGRSTLDSKEAVEALETFLAMKQFAPRGVDVYNADEVRDSLQKGTAAMAIEVWPAWVPNLDNADVSNVVGDMEIMAPPAEVGSPAPMLGIWQLAIPSDSNNKQEAEAFLKFATSADIQKALALDYGMPPTRNSIYFNDEVVSKYRWYPQQAKALSTGKARPRIHNWAEVESILGDFLQLAMMGQMTAEQALKQAHTRINRIVKS
- a CDS encoding sugar ABC transporter permease — its product is MLFENRKQLAVLLLPAMLVLGLLTVYPILSVLYNAFFSLDSERASYQFIGFANFSELFNDFFFIAAIKNTFVFTLVASTAQVLLGLALALLFHRQFPGRRFALPIIIYPMMISTLVCSSIWRSWYHYDFGLLNAVLVSIGLPAQEWLFNPDLALFAIAMVDTWQWTPMAFLIILAGLQSVPKDINEAAMIDGAKGWKSTFYITLPLIQKQILLAFLLRSIDTFKLFDKVYVMTGGGPGNATETLSMFVYKYGFRFFDLGMASASSLVMLAISLSMTLIYAKRVMKGGKK
- a CDS encoding carbohydrate ABC transporter permease, giving the protein MNTRLHTFFVWAATGLFILPIIWMFGTAFKSPSEILHSGAALLPSTLSFDSFLKVWQGELFTLISNTVLVSLSATVVSVIVAFFAAYALVRYRFPAKLDNLFLLSVLIIKMMPPIVVAIPLYSLMNQFGLLNSKLGLVLAYQVYTLPFCIWMLLGFIRDVPLEIEEAGSMDGAHLFKRLQYIVFPLCAPGLVATSIFAMILGWNEFLFSLLFVHTPDKFTIPLFISNFMTEDGTAWGELMVIGIISSVPMLFLASYMQKYLLRGFSMGLK
- a CDS encoding ricin-type beta-trefoil lectin domain protein; the protein is MHKLFWPGLALLASSQALASVIQVEPVDPSKHTFSDIYYMQQHNTQDYGDKLTDWLDQGFGIVELDVIDRGRWEHEEFGPYVSHSSSPGNKNCAAAGNTRLGHCFDGIIQWTNQNNPKYPLVVLVDLKVSWDPANAWNYDEVGMIDKWISDYLGEHQYRFSSYLDEHLVPAATAAEHAGAVNPSKHVRELTKAFGWPLLRDLQGKIIVVLTGGKIGSKNQNYRSGWNWLWETHGVVPSTFMCPEGSTIEHIKVGGQLNGISKEESQRFICNNMGQSKHYQNVANEAANNQQMMHIWGDSLVSPETFEYNYLSVSHGVQFINRERSKPQDVSTWGNAIPLIGVRQSITGFFQIYNEQTGLCLSVKDSKYSNGTQLISSQCQKSEDQKFVYTVESQLRPKGNSRYCVDIKGGKAGNGKDLHLWNCDGGTSERWSITPTSAFISWHSNTSGDDGNGYCMDNKGAGAGTQWQLYSCQDFNANTRFKLLPVTRWDDTHQ